In the Sebaldella sp. S0638 genome, one interval contains:
- a CDS encoding extracellular solute-binding protein — translation MFKLKKLFLMSFMLLTIFSCGGKDANKESKTLSIYTWTYFIPQEVIDGFEKETGIKVQLDYYDTNEQMYAKLKSGARGYDIVSPSTDILSIMREEGMLEKLDKEKLKDVYSNLKMDEIVKFSESYDPQFQYSLPYTFSATGIAVNTKYVKDYPKSFDIFAMSQYKGRMTMLDDMRETLGAALQYLGYSAETSNDQELEAAKNKLLEWKKNLAKFDSTTFGKNFASGEFYISHGYAENYFEELSEEDAKTTDYFIPKGAMMYIDSMAILANSPNKENAYKFLEYLYRPENFKKVYEVFKAPSVIKGIEESSSIKPYVTFEDVINNSTLPKALSNEALEKQQKIWESIKLQ, via the coding sequence ATGTTTAAATTGAAAAAATTATTTTTGATGAGCTTTATGCTGCTTACTATATTTTCATGCGGCGGAAAAGATGCTAATAAAGAGTCTAAAACTCTAAGTATCTACACTTGGACATATTTTATCCCGCAGGAGGTAATTGACGGCTTTGAAAAGGAAACCGGTATAAAGGTTCAGCTGGATTATTATGATACTAACGAACAGATGTATGCCAAGCTGAAATCAGGTGCTAGAGGATATGATATAGTTTCTCCTTCTACTGATATTCTGTCTATTATGAGAGAAGAAGGTATGCTTGAAAAACTTGACAAAGAAAAGCTGAAAGATGTTTATTCGAATTTGAAAATGGATGAAATCGTTAAATTTTCAGAATCTTATGACCCTCAGTTTCAATACTCGCTTCCATATACATTCTCAGCTACTGGAATTGCAGTAAATACAAAATATGTAAAAGATTATCCGAAATCATTTGATATCTTCGCTATGTCGCAGTATAAAGGAAGAATGACTATGCTTGATGACATGAGAGAAACACTTGGAGCTGCGCTGCAGTATCTTGGATATTCTGCCGAAACTTCTAATGATCAGGAACTGGAAGCTGCTAAGAATAAACTTCTTGAATGGAAGAAGAATCTAGCAAAATTTGATTCTACTACTTTTGGTAAAAATTTTGCCAGCGGGGAATTTTATATTTCTCACGGCTATGCAGAAAACTATTTTGAAGAATTATCTGAAGAAGATGCGAAAACTACAGATTACTTCATACCTAAAGGAGCTATGATGTATATTGACAGTATGGCTATCCTTGCTAATTCTCCTAATAAAGAAAATGCATATAAGTTTTTAGAATATTTATACAGACCTGAAAATTTCAAAAAAGTCTATGAAGTATTTAAAGCTCCTTCTGTAATAAAAGGTATTGAAGAAAGTTCTTCTATAAAGCCTTATGTTACATTTGAAGATGTAATTAATAATTCCACTCTGCCAAAGGCACTTTCTAATGAAGCGCTGGAAAAGCAGCAAAAAATATGGGAATCTATAAAACTTCAATAA
- a CDS encoding FUSC family protein: MKLKKEILDKIPFKETNYIFGLVFIYILILPRLFPLGNVMTAIFVGVYCYNTNKKGFSKSRALKRYVMYFLSLSVLLFICYFSTHNWILLIVFGFLITFLITFFGMEEYIPGLKDYFPTLYVFAIYQGNLPTLSLVFTKIEVMFAAVFIAAVYGMVMNKGKPIDRITNCIDKYLQTIIEEIEQYLAGNKQEYDRVIENTREAYNECLKEYYKSSEGIYLVSLLSREIMRLMLKLHFLIENIRINPNSDKKKMTEMLYFFGLLLHENNKLDKNDFVWNDEEEVDFFQDVYNLKSKVYEKNEVGIKLKFFPVYRKDEFIFWFKSNFSRKSILFRYSMRLAILMTTSFITAKLLNSPMGYWLPMTSVLLSQPYFEETYKRVVARVIGTFIGLFIASYLFKDINSQTLIYTLVLILNYIIFLIVGLNYFIAVIVITVTAMLSTKGVQTQEVLFWNRGVMTFLAGLYSFLVSYIFKSTAQKEIKYNFTNLLKIRVEMLDIILNRHKGARDNRKFDRLMINSNMYREKIIFQLRKKPDKENIEFLGMDTIITERLIALHMSIDLKALTKDERESLALLRKVWLYTYTFINSGNITNPKAFLELNLNVRKMENKQNNDIYKLLSISYNYLLKVIKYSKNDPKQNRKLNFFRKVTGTPNFLFK; encoded by the coding sequence ATGAAATTAAAGAAAGAGATACTGGATAAGATTCCATTTAAAGAGACAAATTATATTTTTGGTCTTGTTTTTATTTATATACTGATTCTGCCCAGACTATTTCCGCTGGGTAATGTGATGACAGCCATTTTTGTGGGTGTCTATTGTTATAATACAAATAAAAAAGGTTTTAGTAAAAGCAGAGCATTGAAAAGATATGTGATGTACTTTTTATCTTTGTCAGTTTTACTTTTTATATGTTATTTTTCTACACATAACTGGATTTTACTAATAGTTTTCGGTTTCCTGATTACATTCCTGATAACTTTTTTCGGAATGGAAGAATACATACCGGGATTAAAAGATTATTTTCCTACATTATATGTATTTGCTATTTATCAGGGGAATCTTCCGACACTTTCCCTTGTATTCACAAAAATAGAAGTAATGTTTGCGGCAGTCTTTATTGCGGCAGTATATGGAATGGTAATGAATAAAGGAAAACCAATAGACAGAATAACTAACTGTATAGATAAATATTTACAGACTATAATAGAGGAAATAGAACAGTATTTGGCAGGGAATAAACAGGAATATGACAGAGTAATAGAAAATACCCGCGAAGCTTATAATGAATGTCTGAAAGAATATTATAAATCCAGTGAAGGAATATATCTTGTATCGTTATTAAGCCGGGAAATAATGCGGTTAATGCTGAAGCTGCATTTTCTTATAGAAAACATAAGAATAAATCCAAACTCAGATAAGAAAAAAATGACAGAGATGCTTTATTTTTTCGGATTACTTCTGCATGAAAATAATAAATTAGACAAAAACGACTTTGTCTGGAACGACGAGGAAGAAGTTGACTTCTTTCAAGATGTGTATAATCTGAAAAGTAAAGTATACGAAAAAAATGAAGTAGGAATCAAATTGAAATTTTTTCCTGTTTATAGAAAAGATGAATTCATCTTTTGGTTTAAATCGAATTTCAGCAGAAAATCAATACTGTTCAGATATTCAATGAGACTGGCAATACTGATGACAACATCATTCATAACTGCAAAACTGCTGAACTCCCCTATGGGATACTGGCTGCCCATGACCAGTGTACTGCTTTCACAGCCGTATTTTGAAGAGACATACAAGAGAGTGGTAGCAAGAGTAATAGGGACATTTATAGGATTGTTTATTGCTTCATATCTCTTTAAGGATATAAATTCACAGACATTAATATACACATTGGTTCTCATACTTAACTATATTATATTCCTTATAGTAGGACTGAACTATTTTATAGCGGTAATAGTAATTACGGTAACAGCAATGCTTTCTACCAAAGGAGTGCAGACTCAGGAAGTATTATTCTGGAACAGGGGAGTGATGACATTTCTCGCCGGGCTGTATTCATTTTTAGTAAGTTATATATTTAAAAGTACAGCACAGAAAGAAATAAAATATAATTTTACAAATCTGTTGAAAATAAGGGTAGAAATGTTGGATATAATTCTGAACCGACATAAAGGAGCCAGAGATAACAGAAAATTTGACAGGCTTATGATAAACTCAAATATGTACAGGGAAAAAATCATTTTTCAGCTTAGAAAAAAACCTGATAAAGAAAATATAGAATTCTTAGGTATGGACACTATAATAACAGAAAGACTTATAGCACTCCATATGTCTATAGATCTGAAAGCTCTTACCAAAGATGAGCGGGAGAGTCTGGCATTATTAAGAAAAGTGTGGCTTTACACATATACTTTCATAAACAGCGGAAATATAACCAATCCAAAAGCATTTTTGGAATTAAATCTTAATGTAAGAAAAATGGAAAACAAACAAAATAATGATATATATAAATTATTGTCAATTAGTTATAATTATCTTTTGAAAGTAATAAAGTATAGCAAAAATGATCCGAAACAAAACAGAAAATTAAACTTCTTCAGAAAAGTAACCGGAACACCGAATTTTCTCTTTAAATAA
- a CDS encoding tyrosine-type recombinase/integrase, translating to MENRTIILEFLDYLRYEKGNSENTLSSYNRDLNLFFSDVPKLFQDVEDEDIIEYVDKLSKTVKRNTVLRKIASIRTFYKFCYMNKYINDNPTESLKNLKREFKLPEVLRLNEIKDIIDAIPNTPEGVRDKLIIKILVATGARISEVLSLEIKDVENQDYEFIRVLGKGSKYRLIPIYSQLEDEIKDYIENDRKILVQEKKEKEAENSNKDNKSKKKSHELEYKLFLGTRRENFWKRLKRYAQNAKIEKNVYPHIFRHSVATMLINNGADIRIVQEILGHVNISTTEIYTHVGKRELKEIYNKVKIGDEE from the coding sequence ATGGAAAACAGAACTATAATATTAGAATTTCTGGACTATCTGAGATATGAAAAAGGAAATTCTGAAAATACACTGAGCAGCTATAACAGGGATTTGAATTTGTTTTTTTCGGATGTTCCGAAGCTGTTTCAGGATGTAGAAGATGAAGACATTATAGAGTATGTGGATAAACTGTCCAAAACAGTAAAAAGAAATACTGTTCTTAGAAAAATAGCTTCAATAAGAACATTTTATAAATTCTGTTATATGAACAAGTATATAAATGACAATCCTACAGAATCTCTGAAAAACCTGAAAAGGGAATTTAAGCTTCCGGAAGTATTGAGATTAAACGAAATAAAAGATATAATTGATGCTATACCAAATACACCGGAAGGTGTCAGGGATAAGCTCATAATAAAAATACTCGTAGCAACAGGGGCAAGAATATCAGAAGTATTATCACTTGAAATAAAAGATGTGGAAAATCAGGATTATGAGTTTATCAGAGTTCTGGGAAAAGGGTCAAAGTACAGACTTATACCTATATATTCACAGCTTGAGGACGAAATCAAGGATTATATAGAAAATGACAGAAAAATTCTGGTTCAGGAGAAAAAAGAGAAAGAAGCAGAAAACAGTAATAAAGATAATAAGAGTAAGAAAAAAAGTCATGAACTGGAGTATAAACTGTTTTTGGGAACAAGACGGGAAAATTTCTGGAAAAGACTAAAAAGATATGCACAAAATGCCAAAATAGAAAAAAATGTTTACCCGCATATATTCAGGCATTCGGTAGCTACTATGCTTATTAATAACGGTGCTGATATCAGGATTGTGCAGGAAATACTCGGTCATGTTAATATTTCCACTACCGAGATATATACACATGTGGGAAAAAGGGAATTAAAAGAGATTTATAACAAGGTAAAAATAGGAGACGAGGAGTAA
- the recN gene encoding DNA repair protein RecN — MLRELRLNNLAIIKNVDLNFENGFVALTGETGAGKSIILDGISLLIGERSSSDMIRSGEEKLTAEAVFDLTKEQVKILNDLDFDIEEEELIITRNLSRDGKSKVVVNGMRVPVSKLKEIMSHVLDLVGQHNHQYLLNKNYHLSLLDKFLDKSGLELKDEIKKTIQKISTLSKKINEIEEIKRQIEEKKDIYEFHLSEIDALELKPGEDDELEEEYKILFNAGKIKDKLADSILNLKDSEISILRTLQKTRKNFEQLLNISASYQEVYDNLEKIYYELDDISYTVEDMLDEVSTDENRLETVVSRIDSINKLKMKYGSTIKEILEYKEDIEEKLGMISFENDELDKLKAEKQERTEKYFSFAEKLSKKRKEVAKNIETKLKKELKDLKMENAVFKVHFEKKEELREKGTDSVEFMISANLGEELKPLGKIASGGEISRIMLALKIIFSKVDNISVLIFDEIDTGIAGETVKKVAEKLKTISDDVQVICVTHSPQIAAKGNQQFFIKKEVENKLTETKVVPLNEEERVREIARMISGDNYTDISIQHAKEILGV; from the coding sequence ATGTTAAGAGAACTCAGATTAAACAATTTGGCTATTATAAAAAATGTTGATTTAAATTTTGAAAATGGATTTGTGGCTCTGACGGGAGAAACCGGAGCGGGAAAATCCATTATTTTGGATGGAATATCTCTTTTAATAGGTGAGAGAAGCAGTTCGGACATGATAAGGTCAGGTGAGGAAAAACTTACCGCAGAAGCGGTGTTTGATCTGACAAAAGAGCAGGTAAAGATACTGAATGATCTGGACTTTGATATAGAGGAAGAAGAGCTCATAATAACAAGAAATCTGTCACGGGACGGAAAATCCAAAGTAGTAGTAAACGGAATGAGAGTTCCGGTATCGAAACTAAAGGAAATTATGAGCCATGTGCTGGATCTGGTAGGACAGCATAATCACCAGTATTTGCTGAATAAAAATTATCATCTGTCACTGCTTGATAAATTTCTTGATAAAAGCGGTTTGGAACTAAAAGATGAAATAAAGAAAACAATACAAAAAATAAGCACTCTAAGTAAAAAAATAAATGAAATAGAGGAAATAAAAAGACAAATAGAAGAGAAAAAAGATATTTACGAATTTCATTTAAGTGAAATAGATGCTCTGGAACTGAAACCCGGAGAAGATGACGAACTGGAAGAAGAGTATAAAATACTTTTTAATGCAGGAAAAATAAAAGATAAGCTTGCAGATTCCATTTTGAATCTAAAAGACAGTGAAATATCAATTTTACGTACTTTACAGAAAACGCGTAAGAATTTTGAACAACTTCTGAATATAAGTGCTTCTTATCAGGAAGTTTATGATAATCTGGAAAAAATTTATTATGAACTGGATGATATCTCTTACACAGTGGAAGATATGCTGGATGAAGTTTCTACTGACGAAAACAGGCTGGAAACGGTAGTCAGCAGAATTGACAGCATAAATAAGCTGAAGATGAAGTATGGTTCCACAATAAAAGAGATACTGGAATATAAAGAAGATATAGAAGAGAAGCTCGGGATGATAAGCTTTGAAAATGACGAGCTGGATAAATTAAAAGCAGAAAAGCAGGAAAGAACCGAGAAATATTTTTCTTTTGCGGAAAAATTGAGCAAGAAAAGAAAAGAAGTGGCAAAAAATATTGAAACTAAGCTGAAAAAAGAGCTTAAAGACCTGAAAATGGAAAATGCCGTTTTCAAAGTACATTTTGAGAAAAAAGAGGAACTCAGGGAAAAAGGAACAGACAGTGTAGAGTTTATGATATCTGCCAACCTTGGGGAAGAATTGAAACCTCTGGGGAAAATAGCATCAGGCGGAGAAATTTCGAGAATCATGCTTGCATTAAAAATCATTTTTTCCAAGGTAGATAATATATCAGTTCTGATCTTTGATGAAATAGATACGGGGATAGCTGGAGAAACTGTAAAAAAAGTAGCTGAAAAGCTGAAAACAATTTCAGATGATGTACAGGTCATTTGTGTTACACACTCTCCGCAGATAGCAGCTAAGGGAAATCAGCAGTTCTTTATTAAGAAAGAAGTGGAAAATAAACTTACTGAAACAAAGGTAGTACCGCTGAATGAGGAAGAAAGAGTGAGAGAAATAGCGAGAATGATATCAGGTGATAACTATACAGATATTTCTATTCAGCATGCAAAAGAAATATTAGGTGTTTAG
- a CDS encoding NAD(+)/NADH kinase, whose amino-acid sequence MKIKIIKKDGLKDSHFLKAFYSYLEEKKIEIVHQIDECDLIVTFGGDGTILAAAQQVLKKNVPVLAVHMGSLGYLAYTRDSEAVYVLDKFLNNDYEIEERRFLEVRHNEKTHYALNELVIAKGGIKSTLLSVNVYANNTLINKYRADGIIVATPTGSTAYSLSAGGPIVHPGLNSVSLTPLAPQSLNARPIIVDGKEVLSFKLDSRDNDIHLNIDGQIHFKVNKDDKIETQLSDKVVRLIKPENRDYFMILREKLKWGDSI is encoded by the coding sequence ATGAAGATAAAAATAATTAAGAAAGATGGCTTAAAAGACAGTCATTTTCTAAAAGCATTTTATTCATATTTAGAGGAAAAGAAAATAGAGATAGTACATCAGATAGATGAATGTGACCTGATAGTTACATTTGGCGGAGATGGTACTATACTGGCAGCAGCACAGCAGGTATTGAAAAAAAATGTCCCTGTGCTTGCTGTCCATATGGGGAGTCTCGGCTATCTTGCTTATACCAGAGACAGCGAAGCAGTATATGTACTGGATAAATTTTTAAATAATGATTATGAAATAGAGGAGCGAAGATTTCTGGAAGTAAGACATAATGAAAAGACGCATTATGCTCTGAATGAACTGGTTATCGCCAAGGGAGGAATAAAATCAACACTTTTATCTGTAAATGTTTATGCTAATAATACTTTGATAAATAAATACAGAGCAGATGGAATTATAGTTGCCACTCCTACTGGTTCCACAGCTTACTCACTTTCAGCAGGAGGGCCTATAGTGCATCCGGGACTGAATTCTGTTTCACTGACACCGCTTGCACCTCAGAGTCTGAATGCAAGACCGATAATAGTGGATGGTAAGGAAGTTCTTTCATTTAAACTGGACTCAAGGGATAATGATATACATCTGAATATTGACGGGCAGATTCACTTTAAGGTAAATAAAGATGATAAAATAGAAACACAGCTGTCAGATAAGGTAGTCAGACTTATAAAGCCTGAAAACAGGGATTATTTCATGATATTAAGGGAAAAGTTAAAGTGGGGAGATTCCATATAA
- a CDS encoding murein hydrolase activator EnvC → MRKKTKVAFIFILVFSIIYTDQKDKNNDRIKQINTQINQNNQKINKNSGEINKAKKDENVTTSQLKNIEAQIKKLQAEYDDAQKRYTDVLREIGKNDDEIRRDINEINKNSEIINVNKEDLAKKMIIWDRVRRRKETLGLFADSGIVVQDKRNHDLKIFLNKQKQYIQVVEKTKEGVEGEKRQVESLKSQNQAQASRIMAARNDLESKNKQLNVAKQEKNRIIATLRTKQSKLSTENKTIQQSNSKLVSERKKLEAEIQAIIARELRAQQIAAQKAEEERIRLAEAERIKREAEKGGASGERNNSSLSGEKATTTTTTTTKTTTTTASTYSPPKGTGALMMPMSGSIVTNYGQEKIQGLTSKGIEIRGSVGQAVKAADSGNVIYSGSLNNLGNVVIIDHGNLITVYGNLSGVSVSKGQKVTKGQTIGTLGRDINREANLYFETRKGVNTVNPMNYL, encoded by the coding sequence ATGAGGAAAAAAACAAAGGTTGCATTTATTTTTATTCTTGTTTTCTCAATTATCTATACAGACCAGAAAGATAAAAATAATGACCGGATTAAACAGATAAATACACAGATTAATCAGAATAACCAGAAAATAAACAAAAATTCCGGTGAAATCAACAAGGCCAAAAAAGATGAAAATGTAACAACAAGCCAGCTGAAAAATATAGAAGCTCAAATAAAAAAATTACAGGCCGAATATGATGACGCCCAGAAAAGATATACTGATGTACTTCGTGAAATAGGGAAAAATGATGATGAAATACGAAGAGACATAAACGAAATAAATAAAAATTCCGAGATAATAAATGTAAATAAAGAAGATCTGGCTAAAAAGATGATAATCTGGGACAGAGTCAGAAGAAGAAAAGAAACTCTCGGACTGTTTGCAGATTCGGGGATAGTTGTTCAGGATAAAAGAAATCATGATTTGAAAATATTTTTGAATAAACAGAAGCAGTATATTCAAGTAGTGGAGAAAACAAAAGAGGGCGTGGAAGGTGAAAAAAGACAGGTAGAAAGTCTGAAATCACAAAATCAGGCTCAGGCATCACGTATTATGGCTGCAAGAAATGATCTGGAATCAAAAAATAAACAGCTGAATGTGGCTAAACAGGAAAAAAATAGAATTATAGCTACACTTAGAACAAAGCAGAGTAAACTTTCAACTGAAAATAAAACTATACAGCAGTCAAACAGTAAACTTGTTTCAGAAAGAAAGAAACTGGAAGCAGAAATTCAGGCTATCATAGCAAGAGAACTAAGAGCACAGCAAATAGCAGCGCAGAAAGCCGAGGAAGAAAGAATAAGACTGGCTGAAGCTGAAAGAATAAAAAGAGAAGCTGAAAAAGGCGGGGCAAGCGGAGAAAGAAACAATTCCAGCCTTTCGGGGGAAAAAGCAACGACGACGACAACTACTACTACGAAAACTACAACAACAACAGCAAGTACATATAGCCCTCCTAAAGGAACAGGAGCTCTTATGATGCCTATGTCCGGAAGTATAGTTACAAATTACGGACAGGAAAAAATTCAGGGACTTACAAGTAAAGGTATAGAAATAAGAGGAAGTGTGGGACAGGCAGTAAAAGCAGCTGATTCAGGAAATGTAATATATTCGGGATCGCTGAATAATCTGGGAAATGTAGTTATAATAGATCACGGAAATCTTATTACAGTATATGGGAATCTGTCTGGAGTAAGTGTTTCCAAAGGGCAGAAAGTCACAAAGGGGCAGACGATAGGAACTCTCGGACGTGATATAAACAGAGAGGCAAATCTGTACTTTGAAACAAGAAAAGGAGTAAATACGGTAAATCCGATGAATTACTTATAA
- a CDS encoding ABC transporter permease codes for MLNPISEMFRNVSKEKGMFFSSLISLMVVFTLLDVLLIFFYNLNDFKAKLDVSNQVIIYVKTMAEPDLENFQVKLNSTKGIKAIKFEPKERALEKLQSELGVELTDQENPLSDSFYLYVSKDANVEELKNTIKSYPEVLELDMRTAAIENSIKFDKSLDNILLFGLAGIGIFAVILIFNLTSVGIKARKKDVGTLTHIGVSNNFIRLTYFLEGAFLIGLASMGGFLIFRKLYGFILQGINLLNSSVVPRASRGELIALFLMSFVLGIFITAVVNFSSTRRYLKFYKR; via the coding sequence ATGTTGAATCCGATTAGTGAAATGTTTAGAAATGTAAGCAAAGAAAAGGGAATGTTTTTCTCATCATTGATATCTCTGATGGTAGTTTTTACCCTGCTTGACGTATTATTAATCTTTTTCTATAATTTGAATGATTTTAAGGCAAAGCTGGATGTATCAAATCAGGTAATAATCTATGTAAAGACAATGGCAGAACCTGATCTGGAAAATTTTCAGGTAAAGCTGAATTCTACAAAAGGGATAAAAGCAATAAAATTCGAGCCGAAAGAAAGAGCTTTGGAAAAATTACAGAGTGAATTGGGAGTGGAACTTACAGATCAGGAAAATCCGTTAAGCGACAGTTTTTATCTCTATGTATCAAAAGATGCAAATGTAGAAGAATTAAAAAATACGATAAAATCTTATCCTGAAGTACTGGAACTGGATATGAGAACAGCAGCAATAGAAAATTCAATAAAATTTGATAAAAGTCTGGACAATATACTGTTATTCGGACTGGCAGGAATTGGCATATTTGCGGTAATACTAATATTTAACCTGACAAGTGTGGGTATAAAAGCAAGAAAGAAAGATGTAGGAACACTTACACATATTGGTGTAAGCAACAACTTTATCAGACTTACATATTTTCTGGAAGGAGCATTCTTAATAGGACTTGCTTCAATGGGAGGTTTTCTGATATTCAGAAAGCTGTACGGCTTTATACTTCAGGGAATTAATTTACTAAATTCAAGTGTTGTACCAAGAGCATCAAGAGGCGAACTTATAGCATTATTTTTAATGTCATTTGTGTTAGGAATCTTTATTACAGCTGTGGTAAATTTTTCAAGTACAAGAAGATATCTTAAGTTTTATAAGAGGTAG